A genome region from Neoarius graeffei isolate fNeoGra1 chromosome 21, fNeoGra1.pri, whole genome shotgun sequence includes the following:
- the LOC132869705 gene encoding solute carrier organic anion transporter family member 1C1-like isoform X3 yields the protein MPCLATGNHSHEDEFITAESQKECEKTSGSSLWIYVILGNMIRGIGETPVMPLGMSYLDDFTRKENTAFYIACIQSLGILGPMVGFTLGSFCAKLYVDVGAVDMDSISINNKDTRWVGAWWLGFLITGAVMLLAGIPFWFLPRSLPKQEEGNAKKKQDTHHNEQDSFIPVESKNTPPSEKADSANIINMAKDFLPSLKRLFSNTIYVLIVCTGFIQVNYFIGMITFKPKYMEQIFGQSPSKGILLMGSMNVPAVALGIISGGFVMKRFQLSVLGAAKMNICTAFLAFVLMLSQYFLHCGNTQVAGLTVSYQGFPEVSSHQLSLLSQCNSECSCSLKHWDPVCADNGLTYTTPCLAGCQSSTGFSKDIVFHNCSCVAEALLPSMNMSVVLGQCPRKENCDYMFKIYMMMTVLGAFFSASGATPGYIVLLRSIQPDLKSLALGMHILIVRTLGGFPPPIYFGALIDRTCLKWGTKQCGGQGACRLYNSDAFRMTFYGLIYGLFSLGLLLWLLVLNRLSHRHRQLALQDQDKATEPQANNTAQDDGNAPSAFMKCKEELDRETSI from the exons ATGCCATGTCTTGCAACTGGGAACCATTCACATGAGGATGAATTCATCACAGCTGAGAGTCAGAAGG AGTGTGAGAAAACATCAGGATCCTCTTTATGGATCTACGTAATCCTGGGTAACATGATACGAGGGATTGGGGAGACTCCAGTGATGCCTCTTGGAATGTCTTATTTGGATGACTTTACCAGAAAAGAAAACACAGCTTTCTACATTG CATGTATACAGAGTCTTGGTATCTTGGGGCCAATGGTTGGCTTTACGCTAGGTTCCTTCTGTGCCAAACTCTATGTGGATGTTGGAGCTGTGGACATGG ACAGCATCtcaataaacaataaagacaCACGCTGGGTTGGAGCCTGGTGGCTTGGCTTCTTGATCACTGGTGCTGTTATGTTACTGGCTGGAATCCCTTTCTGGTTCCTGCCCAGGTCACTACCTAAACAAGAAGAGGGCAATGCCAAGAAAAAACAAGATACCCATCACAACGAGCAAGATTCTTTTATCCCTGTGGAGAGCAAAAACACCCCACCATCTGAGAAAGCTGACTCTGCCAACATTATTAACATGGCCAAAG ATTTCCTGCCATCTTTGAAGAGGCTTTTCAGTAACACTATTTACGTGCTTATTGTCTGCACCGGTTTTATCCAAGTCAACTACTTTATTGGAATGATCACATTTAAACCCAAATACATGGAGCAGATTTTTGGCCAATCTCCATCCAAGGGTATCTTACTGATGG GTAGTATGAATGTGCCTGCTGTGGCCTTGGGAATCATCTCAGGAGGCTTTGTGATGAAAAGGTTCCAACTGAGTGTGCTTGGTGCAGCAAAGATGAACATTTGCACCGCTTTTCTTGCTTTTGTTCTCATGCTGAGCCAGTACTTCCTACACTGTGGAAATACACAGGTGGCAGGGCTCACTGTGTCTTATCAGGG GTTTCCAGAGGTTTCTTCCCACCAGCTGAGTTTGTTGTCCCAGTGTAACTCGGAGTGCTCCTGCTCTCTAAAACACTGGGACCCAGTATGTGCCGACAATGGTCTGACATATACCACACCCTGCCTTGCAGGCTGCCAGAGCTCCACTGGATTCAGCAAGGACATA GTCTTTCACAACTGCTCATGTGTTGCTGAGGCACTGCTGCCTAGTATGAACATGTCTGTAGTATTGGGTCAGTGTCCACGGAAAGAGAACTGTGACTACATGTTTAAGATTTACATGATGATGACTGTACTAGGGGCCTTTTTCTCAGCCAGTGGAGCCACTCCTGGATATATTGTTCTGCTCAG GTCTATCCAGCCAGACCTGAAGTCTTTGGCTCTTGGAATGCACATATTAATAGTCAGGACCCTGG GTGGATTCCCTCCTCCAATATATTTCGGAGCTTTGATTGACAGGACGTGTCTGAAGTGGGGAACAAAGCAATGCGGAGGCCAAGGCGCATGTCGACTCTATAATTCCGATGCTTTTAG AATGACTTTCTATGGCCTCATCTATGGTCTGTTTTCTCTGGGCCTTCTGCTGTGGTTGCTAGTACTCAACAGACTGTCACACCGTCATCGGCAGCTGGCACTGCAAGACCAGGACAAAGCCACAGAGCCACAAGCCAACAACACAGCCCAGGATGATGGAAATGCCCCGTCTGCTTTTATGAAGTGCAAGGAAGAGCTGGACAGAGAGACTAGTATTTGA
- the LOC132869705 gene encoding solute carrier organic anion transporter family member 1C1-like isoform X2: protein MSNLLVIAFVSYFGAKLHRPRLIGMGCLLMAIGSFITALPHFFQGLYKYETSIRHFSESNVTETIMPCLATGNHSHEDEFITAESQKECEKTSGSSLWIYVILGNMIRGIGETPVMPLGMSYLDDFTRKENTAFYIACIQSLGILGPMVGFTLGSFCAKLYVDVGAVDMDSISINNKDTRWVGAWWLGFLITGAVMLLAGIPFWFLPRSLPKQEEGNAKKKQDTHHNEQDSFIPVESKNTPPSEKADSANIINMAKDFLPSLKRLFSNTIYVLIVCTGFIQVNYFIGMITFKPKYMEQIFGQSPSKGILLMGSMNVPAVALGIISGGFVMKRFQLSVLGAAKMNICTAFLAFVLMLSQYFLHCGNTQVAGLTVSYQGFPEVSSHQLSLLSQCNSECSCSLKHWDPVCADNGLTYTTPCLAGCQSSTGFSKDIVFHNCSCVAEALLPSMNMSVVLGQCPRKENCDYMFKIYMMMTVLGAFFSASGATPGYIVLLRSIQPDLKSLALGMHILIVRTLGGFPPPIYFGALIDRTCLKWGTKQCGGQGACRLYNSDAFRMTFYGLIYGLFSLGLLLWLLVLNRLSHRHRQLALQDQDKATEPQANNTAQDDGNAPSAFMKCKEELDRETSI from the exons gcAACCTGTTGGTGATTGCATTTGTGAGTTATTTTGGAGCAAAACTTCACAGACCCAGACTGATTGGAATGGGATGTCTGTTAATGGCAATTGGCTCCTTCATCACTGCCCTGCCTCACTTTTTCCAGGGGCT GTACAAGTATGAGACGTCAATCAGACATTTCTCTGAATCCAATGTGACTGAAACCATTATGCCATGTCTTGCAACTGGGAACCATTCACATGAGGATGAATTCATCACAGCTGAGAGTCAGAAGG AGTGTGAGAAAACATCAGGATCCTCTTTATGGATCTACGTAATCCTGGGTAACATGATACGAGGGATTGGGGAGACTCCAGTGATGCCTCTTGGAATGTCTTATTTGGATGACTTTACCAGAAAAGAAAACACAGCTTTCTACATTG CATGTATACAGAGTCTTGGTATCTTGGGGCCAATGGTTGGCTTTACGCTAGGTTCCTTCTGTGCCAAACTCTATGTGGATGTTGGAGCTGTGGACATGG ACAGCATCtcaataaacaataaagacaCACGCTGGGTTGGAGCCTGGTGGCTTGGCTTCTTGATCACTGGTGCTGTTATGTTACTGGCTGGAATCCCTTTCTGGTTCCTGCCCAGGTCACTACCTAAACAAGAAGAGGGCAATGCCAAGAAAAAACAAGATACCCATCACAACGAGCAAGATTCTTTTATCCCTGTGGAGAGCAAAAACACCCCACCATCTGAGAAAGCTGACTCTGCCAACATTATTAACATGGCCAAAG ATTTCCTGCCATCTTTGAAGAGGCTTTTCAGTAACACTATTTACGTGCTTATTGTCTGCACCGGTTTTATCCAAGTCAACTACTTTATTGGAATGATCACATTTAAACCCAAATACATGGAGCAGATTTTTGGCCAATCTCCATCCAAGGGTATCTTACTGATGG GTAGTATGAATGTGCCTGCTGTGGCCTTGGGAATCATCTCAGGAGGCTTTGTGATGAAAAGGTTCCAACTGAGTGTGCTTGGTGCAGCAAAGATGAACATTTGCACCGCTTTTCTTGCTTTTGTTCTCATGCTGAGCCAGTACTTCCTACACTGTGGAAATACACAGGTGGCAGGGCTCACTGTGTCTTATCAGGG GTTTCCAGAGGTTTCTTCCCACCAGCTGAGTTTGTTGTCCCAGTGTAACTCGGAGTGCTCCTGCTCTCTAAAACACTGGGACCCAGTATGTGCCGACAATGGTCTGACATATACCACACCCTGCCTTGCAGGCTGCCAGAGCTCCACTGGATTCAGCAAGGACATA GTCTTTCACAACTGCTCATGTGTTGCTGAGGCACTGCTGCCTAGTATGAACATGTCTGTAGTATTGGGTCAGTGTCCACGGAAAGAGAACTGTGACTACATGTTTAAGATTTACATGATGATGACTGTACTAGGGGCCTTTTTCTCAGCCAGTGGAGCCACTCCTGGATATATTGTTCTGCTCAG GTCTATCCAGCCAGACCTGAAGTCTTTGGCTCTTGGAATGCACATATTAATAGTCAGGACCCTGG GTGGATTCCCTCCTCCAATATATTTCGGAGCTTTGATTGACAGGACGTGTCTGAAGTGGGGAACAAAGCAATGCGGAGGCCAAGGCGCATGTCGACTCTATAATTCCGATGCTTTTAG AATGACTTTCTATGGCCTCATCTATGGTCTGTTTTCTCTGGGCCTTCTGCTGTGGTTGCTAGTACTCAACAGACTGTCACACCGTCATCGGCAGCTGGCACTGCAAGACCAGGACAAAGCCACAGAGCCACAAGCCAACAACACAGCCCAGGATGATGGAAATGCCCCGTCTGCTTTTATGAAGTGCAAGGAAGAGCTGGACAGAGAGACTAGTATTTGA
- the LOC132869705 gene encoding solute carrier organic anion transporter family member 1C1-like isoform X1 has translation MSVENKDPRQPCCSKLKMFLASLALVFFAKAFQGSYMKSSLTQIERRFNIPSSQIGFIDGSFEIGNLLVIAFVSYFGAKLHRPRLIGMGCLLMAIGSFITALPHFFQGLYKYETSIRHFSESNVTETIMPCLATGNHSHEDEFITAESQKECEKTSGSSLWIYVILGNMIRGIGETPVMPLGMSYLDDFTRKENTAFYIACIQSLGILGPMVGFTLGSFCAKLYVDVGAVDMDSISINNKDTRWVGAWWLGFLITGAVMLLAGIPFWFLPRSLPKQEEGNAKKKQDTHHNEQDSFIPVESKNTPPSEKADSANIINMAKDFLPSLKRLFSNTIYVLIVCTGFIQVNYFIGMITFKPKYMEQIFGQSPSKGILLMGSMNVPAVALGIISGGFVMKRFQLSVLGAAKMNICTAFLAFVLMLSQYFLHCGNTQVAGLTVSYQGFPEVSSHQLSLLSQCNSECSCSLKHWDPVCADNGLTYTTPCLAGCQSSTGFSKDIVFHNCSCVAEALLPSMNMSVVLGQCPRKENCDYMFKIYMMMTVLGAFFSASGATPGYIVLLRSIQPDLKSLALGMHILIVRTLGGFPPPIYFGALIDRTCLKWGTKQCGGQGACRLYNSDAFRMTFYGLIYGLFSLGLLLWLLVLNRLSHRHRQLALQDQDKATEPQANNTAQDDGNAPSAFMKCKEELDRETSI, from the exons gcAACCTGTTGGTGATTGCATTTGTGAGTTATTTTGGAGCAAAACTTCACAGACCCAGACTGATTGGAATGGGATGTCTGTTAATGGCAATTGGCTCCTTCATCACTGCCCTGCCTCACTTTTTCCAGGGGCT GTACAAGTATGAGACGTCAATCAGACATTTCTCTGAATCCAATGTGACTGAAACCATTATGCCATGTCTTGCAACTGGGAACCATTCACATGAGGATGAATTCATCACAGCTGAGAGTCAGAAGG AGTGTGAGAAAACATCAGGATCCTCTTTATGGATCTACGTAATCCTGGGTAACATGATACGAGGGATTGGGGAGACTCCAGTGATGCCTCTTGGAATGTCTTATTTGGATGACTTTACCAGAAAAGAAAACACAGCTTTCTACATTG CATGTATACAGAGTCTTGGTATCTTGGGGCCAATGGTTGGCTTTACGCTAGGTTCCTTCTGTGCCAAACTCTATGTGGATGTTGGAGCTGTGGACATGG ACAGCATCtcaataaacaataaagacaCACGCTGGGTTGGAGCCTGGTGGCTTGGCTTCTTGATCACTGGTGCTGTTATGTTACTGGCTGGAATCCCTTTCTGGTTCCTGCCCAGGTCACTACCTAAACAAGAAGAGGGCAATGCCAAGAAAAAACAAGATACCCATCACAACGAGCAAGATTCTTTTATCCCTGTGGAGAGCAAAAACACCCCACCATCTGAGAAAGCTGACTCTGCCAACATTATTAACATGGCCAAAG ATTTCCTGCCATCTTTGAAGAGGCTTTTCAGTAACACTATTTACGTGCTTATTGTCTGCACCGGTTTTATCCAAGTCAACTACTTTATTGGAATGATCACATTTAAACCCAAATACATGGAGCAGATTTTTGGCCAATCTCCATCCAAGGGTATCTTACTGATGG GTAGTATGAATGTGCCTGCTGTGGCCTTGGGAATCATCTCAGGAGGCTTTGTGATGAAAAGGTTCCAACTGAGTGTGCTTGGTGCAGCAAAGATGAACATTTGCACCGCTTTTCTTGCTTTTGTTCTCATGCTGAGCCAGTACTTCCTACACTGTGGAAATACACAGGTGGCAGGGCTCACTGTGTCTTATCAGGG GTTTCCAGAGGTTTCTTCCCACCAGCTGAGTTTGTTGTCCCAGTGTAACTCGGAGTGCTCCTGCTCTCTAAAACACTGGGACCCAGTATGTGCCGACAATGGTCTGACATATACCACACCCTGCCTTGCAGGCTGCCAGAGCTCCACTGGATTCAGCAAGGACATA GTCTTTCACAACTGCTCATGTGTTGCTGAGGCACTGCTGCCTAGTATGAACATGTCTGTAGTATTGGGTCAGTGTCCACGGAAAGAGAACTGTGACTACATGTTTAAGATTTACATGATGATGACTGTACTAGGGGCCTTTTTCTCAGCCAGTGGAGCCACTCCTGGATATATTGTTCTGCTCAG GTCTATCCAGCCAGACCTGAAGTCTTTGGCTCTTGGAATGCACATATTAATAGTCAGGACCCTGG GTGGATTCCCTCCTCCAATATATTTCGGAGCTTTGATTGACAGGACGTGTCTGAAGTGGGGAACAAAGCAATGCGGAGGCCAAGGCGCATGTCGACTCTATAATTCCGATGCTTTTAG AATGACTTTCTATGGCCTCATCTATGGTCTGTTTTCTCTGGGCCTTCTGCTGTGGTTGCTAGTACTCAACAGACTGTCACACCGTCATCGGCAGCTGGCACTGCAAGACCAGGACAAAGCCACAGAGCCACAAGCCAACAACACAGCCCAGGATGATGGAAATGCCCCGTCTGCTTTTATGAAGTGCAAGGAAGAGCTGGACAGAGAGACTAGTATTTGA